In the Danio rerio strain Tuebingen ecotype United States chromosome 8, GRCz12tu, whole genome shotgun sequence genome, one interval contains:
- the nefmb gene encoding neurofilament medium chain b yields MDMMSSSRRRALETRSIRPPTSTVRSWAKSSPLSFKRTTNVSSSRAAYSPAVLASPDGFELSAALNGDPVRNNEKEQLQGLNDRFASYIDKVRFLEEQNKQLEAEIQALKQQKLSQSLQTDAYDRELQDLRCALEQLHKEKAQILLDTDHMDEDLQRIRERYEDESRLREHMDAAIRGMKKDKDDSVLMKMDLERKVQALVDEMDFLRQNHEEEISELLAQLQAAQVPVVEMRDLQKTDITSALRDIRAQLDGLSSKNLQQAEEVFKCRYAMLTDAAEQNKDAIKSIRDEIGDYRRQIQGKSVELEALRGTKDSLERQLHDIEDRHNTDVSSYQEMIHQLENDLKGTKWEMARHLREYQDLLNVKMALDAEIAAYRKLLEGEETRFCAAVTAFAYSQPKTSKVKHKIVEEIIEETKGESDIDDDLAEVAKEVAEEAEEEEKEEEEETVAASQAKVSSAAPEGEEEEEEEGGDEEEEAEEGEAAAEEEEEEDEEGEEEEEPQVEVIEETELCGEKSPTSEKEGSEKEEEEDEGKGEEKEDEDEKEDTKSEGEGEKKEESGGEEEKKEESGGEEEKKEESGGEEEKKEESGGEEEKKEESAGEEAKADSEKDDKKSDTEEDEKKSPVSEEKAESPAEEKKQDEKQVDKVVVANNKEEASPKEEVQTRTVETITNGDKETKAEPEKEEKKPEEKPQEKKKVAKKVEKVAPQVKKEIKGKD; encoded by the exons ATGGACATGATGAGCTCCTCCCGCCGAAGGGCTCTGGAGACACGGAGTATACGCCCGCCGACATCCACCGTGCGCTCGTGGGCTAAAAGCAGCCCTCTGTCGTTCAAAAGAACCACGAATGTGTCTTCCTCCAGAGCCGCGTACAGCCCCGCCGTGCTCGCGTCTCCTGACGGGTTCGAGCTGAGCGCGGCACTCAATGGAGATCCGGTGCGCAATAACGAGAAGGAGCAGCTCCAGGGGCTCAACGACCGCTTCGCCAGCTACATCGACAAGGTTCGCTTCCTCGAGGAGCAAAACAAGCAGCTTGAGGCGGAGATTCAAGCGCTAAAGCAGCAGAAACTGTCGCAGTCTCTGCAGACCGATGCGTACGACCGCGAGCTCCAAGACCTGCGCTGCGCCCTGGAGCAGCTCCACAAGGAGAAGGCGCAGATCCTGCTGGACACCGACCATATGGACGAGGATCTCCAGCGGATCCGAGAGCGCTACGAAGATGAATCCCGGCTCAGAGAGCACATGGATGCTGCGATCCGAGGCATGAAGAAAGACAAAGACGACTCGGTTCTCATGAAGATGGACCTGGAGAGGAAAGTTCAGGCGCTCGTGGACGAAATGGACTTCTTGCGGCAGAACCACGAGGAGGAGATCAGCGAGCTTCTAGCTCAGCTTCAAGCCGCGCAGGTGCCGGTGGTGGAGATGAGGGACCTCCAGAAGACCGACATCACCTCTGCGCTCCGGGATATCCGCGCGCAGCTGGACGGGCTGTCCTCCAAGAACCTCCAGCAGGCTGAAGAAGTGTTCAAGTGCCGCTACGCCATGCTGACGGACGCCGCGGAACAGAACAAGGATGCTATAAAGTCCATACGGGACGAGATCGGGGACTACCGCCGTCAGATCCAAGGCAAGAGCGTCGAACTGGAGGCTCTTCGAGGCACCAAAGATTCACTGGAGAGGCAGCTGCATGACATCGAGGACCGCCATAACACCGACGTGTCCAGTTATCAG GAAATGATTCACCAATTGGAAAACGATCTAAAAGGAACGAAATGGGAAATGGCTCGTCATCTCCGGGAATATCAGGATCTGCTCAACGTCAAGATGGCACTGGATGCAGAAATAGCCGCTTACAG GAAACTGCTGGAAGGTGAGGAGACTCGCTTCTGCGCCGCCGTAACCGCATTTGCCTACAGCCAGCCAAAAACCTCAAAGGTCAAGCATAAAATAGTGGAGGAGATCATCGAGGAGACCAAAGGAGAAAGCGACATCGATGATGATCTGGCAGAGGTGGCAAAAGAGGTGGCAGAAGAGGCGGAAGAGGAagagaaggaggaagaggaggagactGTTGCTGCCAGTCAGGCCAAAGTGAGTTCAGCCGCTCCCGAaggagaagaagaggaagaagaagaaggaggagaTGAGGAAGAAGAAGCAGAAGAAGGAGAAGCTGCTgctgaggaggaagaagaggaagacGAGGAaggagaggaggaagaggagccaCAAGTGGAAGTGATCGAAGAGACCGAGCTGTGCGGTGAGAAATCTCCAACATCAGAGAAAGAGGGCAGCgaaaaagaagaagaggaagatgaAGGTAAAGGAGAGGAGAAGGAAGATGAGGATGAGAAAGAAGACACCAAATCTGAAGGAGAAGGAGAGAAGAAAGAGGAATCAGGAGGAGAAGAAGAGAAGAAAGAAGAATCAGGAGGAGAAGAAGAGAAGAAAGAGGAATCAGGAGGAGAAGAAGAGAAGAAAGAGGAATCAGGAGGAGAAGAAGAGAAGAAAGAGGAATCAGCTGGAGAAGAAGCTAAGGCTGATTCAGAGAAGGACGACAAGAAAAGCGACACAGAAGAAGATGAAAAGAAATCACCTGTAAGTGAGGAGAAAGCTGAAAGTCCAGCGGAGGAAAAGAAGCAGGACGAAAAGCAAGTCGACAAGGTAGTCGTAGCCAACAATAAAGAAGAAGCCAGTCCAAAAGAAGAAGTCCAAACCAGAACGGTGGAAACCATCACCAACGGAGACAAAGAAACCAAAGCAGAACCAGAGAAGGAGGAGAAGAAGCCTGAAGAAAAGCCTCAGGAGAAAAAGAAAGTGGCCAAAAAGGTGGAGAAAGTGGCTCCGCAGGTGAAGAAGGAGATCAAGGGAAAAGACTGA